Proteins from a genomic interval of Vicia villosa cultivar HV-30 ecotype Madison, WI unplaced genomic scaffold, Vvil1.0 ctg.002746F_1_1, whole genome shotgun sequence:
- the LOC131639735 gene encoding protein SMAX1-LIKE 7-like isoform X2, with translation MPTPVTAARQFLTDEAARALDDAVTVARRRSHSQTTSLHAVSALLSLPSSSLREACCRAPVRFPPHPSFSHRLQFRALELSVCVSLDRLPSSKGSTTEEPPISNSLMTAIKRSQANQRRHPESFHLFNQYQNGTSSSMLKVELKHFVVSILDDPIVNRVFDEAGFRSCDVKLALLQPPPQVRSSSMKELCSKSSLMGSFVPFGGFFSTPSESKNLASSSNASFTRCNKCNEKYEQEVANVLKVDPAILSSSCSTSLPWFKKDVDVDTHGGLDVAKTNEENTSLNDKILGFQKKWNDICQQLHQTRAQVPSPEGFRFGSGFIESSSKDPSLNGLQCSNTFSFMPKNLDGTFPSKQLSPALVHTDTISVDVRTDHVQKDTETQEIDLTTPWAAPSRMANSCVLDNKSSSSLTTVATDLGLGTLYASTPNACKPDTPRVQDKIKHFERVSDSASADCVAIQGNTSYQIARSSCSVSKLSAIFDSVDFKYLNKLLFEKVGWQDQAICDISRTLFLRKSGEGKSRDSHGRADIWFAFLGPDRVGKKKIASALAEAIFGNTESVISLDLGFQDRFSQSNSIFECQKSFSYDVIFRKTVVDYIAGELSKNPHSVVFLDNVDKADFLVQSSLLQAIRRGKFPDSRGREISISKTIFLLNSSVCKGNDSSAWNDGKMFCEEAILEAKRYQMQLLLGDTSEDAKRSCSTNIKIVPRKGFSKPSFPNKRKRVGISDFKEEETTSKMQKQVCETSIPNLDLNMPLEEHEEGMNDNDCEHKSVVDNSDSWFCDLCNQMDEKVVFKPFNFDELAEKLLKNISIQFERTFGSEFQLEMDYEVITQILAAAWLADKKNSAEDWVESVLGKSFSEAQKKYHPADKYVVKLINCKSIFVEDPDLGVCLPASINMK, from the exons ATGCCGACGCCGGTAACCGCAGCTCGGCAATTCCTCACCGACGAAGCCGCGCGTGCACTAGACGACGCAGTAACAGTCGCCCGCCGTCGTAGCCACTCGCAAACCACCTCACTTCACGCCGTCTCCGCCTTACTATCCCTCCCATCTTCCTCTCTCCGAGAAGCCTGCTGCCGCGCTCCCGTTCGATTCCCGCCACATCCGTCATTTTCTCACCGTCTCCAGTTCCGAGCACTCGAGCTTTCCGTCTGTGTATCTCTCGACCGACTCCCGTCGTCGAAAGGTTCAACCACGGAGGAGCCGCCGATTTCGAATTCACTCATGACCGCAATCAAACGGTCACAGGCCAATCAGCGGCGTCATCCCGAGAGTTTCCATTTGTTCAATCAGTATCAGAATGGAACGTCGTCGTCTATGTTGAAAGTTGAGCTTAAGCATTTTGTTGTATCGATTCTTGATGATCCGATTGTGAACCGGGTTTTTGATGAAGCTGGATTTCGAAGCTGTGATGTTAAGCTCGCTTTGCTTCAACCACCGCCTCAAGTTCGTTCTTCTTCAATGAAAGAACTCTGCTCTAAATCCAG TTTGATGGGGTCCTTTGTTCCATTTGGTGGATTCTTTTCTACACCTTCTGAGAGCAAAAATCTTGCAAGCTCTTCAAATGCATCTTTTACTCGCTGTAACAAATGCAATGAAAAGTACGAACAAGAAGTTGCCAATGTTTTGAAGGTAGATCCTGCTATTCTGTCATCTAGTTGCTCCACAAGCTTGCCTTGGTTTAAAAAGGATGTTGATGTGGATACACATGGAGGACTTGATGTGGCAAAG ACTAATGAAGAAAATACAAGCTTGAATGATAAGATATTGGGATTTCAAAAGAAGTGGAATGATATTTGTCAACAACTTCATCAAACAAGGGCTCAGGTTCCATCAC CTGAGGGTTTTCGGTTTGGTTCAGGTTTTATTGAAAGCAGCAGTAAAGATCCATCACTTAATGGACTCCAATGTTCTAATACATTTTCCTTCATGCCTAAAAATTTGGATGGTACTTTTCCATCAAAACAGTTATCTCCGGCTCTAGTACATACTGATACAATCAGTGTTGATGTTAGAACTGATCATGTGCAGAAAGATACAGAGACTCAGGAAATTGATTTGACAACTCCTTGGGCCGCCCCTTCACGTATGGCCAATAGTTGTGTGCTTGATAACAAATCATCTTCGTCCCTTACTACTGTGGCCACAGATTTAGGATTGGGAACGTTATATGCATCAACACCAAATGCTTGTAAGCCAGATACACCAAGGGTTCAGGATAAAATAAAGCATTTTGAGCGTGTGTCAGATTCTGCTTCAGCTGATTGTGTTGCTATCCAGGGAAATACATCATACCAGATTGCTAGATCTTCCTGCTCTGTCTCAAAGTTGTCAGCTATATTTGATTCCGTAGATTTTAAGTATCTTAATAAACTTCTCTTTGAAAAGGTTGGCTGGCAGGATCAGGCCATATGTGATATCAGCCGAACTTTGTTCCTTCGAAAATCCGGCGAAGGAAAGAGTAGAGACTCACATGGTAGAGCAGACATATGGTTTGCTTTCCTTGGACCAGATAGAGTTGGAAAAAAGAAAATTGCTTCAGCTCTTGCAGAGGCTATATTTGGAAATACAGAAAGTGTAATCTCTCTGGATCTAGGTTTCCAGGACAGATTTTCCCAGTCGAACTCAATTTTCGAATGccaaaaatcattttcttatgATGTGATTTTTAGGAAGACAGTTGTGGACTATATTGCTGGGGAGTTGAGTAAAAATCCTCATTCCGTTGTCTTTCTCGATAATGTGGATAAAGCTGATTTTCTGGTGCAGAGTAGTTTGTTGCAGGCAATAAGAAGAGGTAAATTTCCAGACTCACGGGGAAGGGAGATTAGCATCAGCAAAACAATCTTTCTTTTAAACTCATCTGTCTGTAAAGGCAACGACTCTTCTGCATGGAACGACGGTAAAATGTTTTGTGAGGAAGCAATCCTAGAAGCCAAAAGATATCAAATGCAGTTATTACTTGGAGATACATCTGAGGATGCCAAAAGAAGCTGTAGTACAAATATCAAGATTGTGCCAAGAAAAGGGTTTTCAAAACCTTCATTTCCGAACAAAAGAAAGCGTGTTGGTATAAGTGACTTCAAAGAGGAGGAAACAACAAGCAAGATGCAAAAACAGGTTTGCGAGACATCAATCCCCAATCTTGATTTAAATATGCCTCTAGAAGAGCACGAAGAGGGTATGAACGACAACGACTGTGAACACAAGTCTGTAGTGGATAACTCAGACTCCTGGTTTTGTGATTTATGCAATCAGATGGATGAAAAAGTGGTTTTTAAGCCATTCAATTTTGACGAGCTTGCCGAGAAATTACTAAAAAACATTAGCATACAATTTGAAAGGACATTTGGTTCAGAGTTTCAGTTGGAAATGGATTATGAGGTAATAACACAGATACTTGCAGCTGCTTGGTTAGCAGACAAGAAAAACTCCGCGGAGGATTGGGTAGAAAGTGTTCTTGGCAAAAGCTTTTCTGAAGCTCAAAAGAAATACCATCCTGCAGATAAATATGTTGTGAAGCTAATTAACTGTAAATCTATTTTTGTGGAAGATCCTGATCTTGGAGTATGCCTTCCAGCTAGCATTAACATGAAGTAA
- the LOC131639735 gene encoding protein SMAX1-LIKE 7-like isoform X1: MPTPVTAARQFLTDEAARALDDAVTVARRRSHSQTTSLHAVSALLSLPSSSLREACCRAPVRFPPHPSFSHRLQFRALELSVCVSLDRLPSSKGSTTEEPPISNSLMTAIKRSQANQRRHPESFHLFNQYQNGTSSSMLKVELKHFVVSILDDPIVNRVFDEAGFRSCDVKLALLQPPPQVRSSSMKELCSKSSLMGSFVPFGGFFSTPSESKNLASSSNASFTRCNKCNEKYEQEVANVLKVDPAILSSSCSTSLPWFKKDVDVDTHGGLDVAKTNEENTSLNDKILGFQKKWNDICQQLHQTRAQVPSPEGFRFGSGFIESSSKDPSPEGFRFGSGFIESSSKDPSLNGLQCSNTFSFMPKNLDGTFPSKQLSPALVHTDTISVDVRTDHVQKDTETQEIDLTTPWAAPSRMANSCVLDNKSSSSLTTVATDLGLGTLYASTPNACKPDTPRVQDKIKHFERVSDSASADCVAIQGNTSYQIARSSCSVSKLSAIFDSVDFKYLNKLLFEKVGWQDQAICDISRTLFLRKSGEGKSRDSHGRADIWFAFLGPDRVGKKKIASALAEAIFGNTESVISLDLGFQDRFSQSNSIFECQKSFSYDVIFRKTVVDYIAGELSKNPHSVVFLDNVDKADFLVQSSLLQAIRRGKFPDSRGREISISKTIFLLNSSVCKGNDSSAWNDGKMFCEEAILEAKRYQMQLLLGDTSEDAKRSCSTNIKIVPRKGFSKPSFPNKRKRVGISDFKEEETTSKMQKQVCETSIPNLDLNMPLEEHEEGMNDNDCEHKSVVDNSDSWFCDLCNQMDEKVVFKPFNFDELAEKLLKNISIQFERTFGSEFQLEMDYEVITQILAAAWLADKKNSAEDWVESVLGKSFSEAQKKYHPADKYVVKLINCKSIFVEDPDLGVCLPASINMK; the protein is encoded by the exons ATGCCGACGCCGGTAACCGCAGCTCGGCAATTCCTCACCGACGAAGCCGCGCGTGCACTAGACGACGCAGTAACAGTCGCCCGCCGTCGTAGCCACTCGCAAACCACCTCACTTCACGCCGTCTCCGCCTTACTATCCCTCCCATCTTCCTCTCTCCGAGAAGCCTGCTGCCGCGCTCCCGTTCGATTCCCGCCACATCCGTCATTTTCTCACCGTCTCCAGTTCCGAGCACTCGAGCTTTCCGTCTGTGTATCTCTCGACCGACTCCCGTCGTCGAAAGGTTCAACCACGGAGGAGCCGCCGATTTCGAATTCACTCATGACCGCAATCAAACGGTCACAGGCCAATCAGCGGCGTCATCCCGAGAGTTTCCATTTGTTCAATCAGTATCAGAATGGAACGTCGTCGTCTATGTTGAAAGTTGAGCTTAAGCATTTTGTTGTATCGATTCTTGATGATCCGATTGTGAACCGGGTTTTTGATGAAGCTGGATTTCGAAGCTGTGATGTTAAGCTCGCTTTGCTTCAACCACCGCCTCAAGTTCGTTCTTCTTCAATGAAAGAACTCTGCTCTAAATCCAG TTTGATGGGGTCCTTTGTTCCATTTGGTGGATTCTTTTCTACACCTTCTGAGAGCAAAAATCTTGCAAGCTCTTCAAATGCATCTTTTACTCGCTGTAACAAATGCAATGAAAAGTACGAACAAGAAGTTGCCAATGTTTTGAAGGTAGATCCTGCTATTCTGTCATCTAGTTGCTCCACAAGCTTGCCTTGGTTTAAAAAGGATGTTGATGTGGATACACATGGAGGACTTGATGTGGCAAAG ACTAATGAAGAAAATACAAGCTTGAATGATAAGATATTGGGATTTCAAAAGAAGTGGAATGATATTTGTCAACAACTTCATCAAACAAGGGCTCAGGTTCCATCACCTGAGGGTTTTCGGTTTGGTTCAGGTTTTATTGAAAGCAGCAGTAAAGATCCATCACCTGAGGGTTTTCGGTTTGGTTCAGGTTTTATTGAAAGCAGCAGTAAAGATCCATCACTTAATGGACTCCAATGTTCTAATACATTTTCCTTCATGCCTAAAAATTTGGATGGTACTTTTCCATCAAAACAGTTATCTCCGGCTCTAGTACATACTGATACAATCAGTGTTGATGTTAGAACTGATCATGTGCAGAAAGATACAGAGACTCAGGAAATTGATTTGACAACTCCTTGGGCCGCCCCTTCACGTATGGCCAATAGTTGTGTGCTTGATAACAAATCATCTTCGTCCCTTACTACTGTGGCCACAGATTTAGGATTGGGAACGTTATATGCATCAACACCAAATGCTTGTAAGCCAGATACACCAAGGGTTCAGGATAAAATAAAGCATTTTGAGCGTGTGTCAGATTCTGCTTCAGCTGATTGTGTTGCTATCCAGGGAAATACATCATACCAGATTGCTAGATCTTCCTGCTCTGTCTCAAAGTTGTCAGCTATATTTGATTCCGTAGATTTTAAGTATCTTAATAAACTTCTCTTTGAAAAGGTTGGCTGGCAGGATCAGGCCATATGTGATATCAGCCGAACTTTGTTCCTTCGAAAATCCGGCGAAGGAAAGAGTAGAGACTCACATGGTAGAGCAGACATATGGTTTGCTTTCCTTGGACCAGATAGAGTTGGAAAAAAGAAAATTGCTTCAGCTCTTGCAGAGGCTATATTTGGAAATACAGAAAGTGTAATCTCTCTGGATCTAGGTTTCCAGGACAGATTTTCCCAGTCGAACTCAATTTTCGAATGccaaaaatcattttcttatgATGTGATTTTTAGGAAGACAGTTGTGGACTATATTGCTGGGGAGTTGAGTAAAAATCCTCATTCCGTTGTCTTTCTCGATAATGTGGATAAAGCTGATTTTCTGGTGCAGAGTAGTTTGTTGCAGGCAATAAGAAGAGGTAAATTTCCAGACTCACGGGGAAGGGAGATTAGCATCAGCAAAACAATCTTTCTTTTAAACTCATCTGTCTGTAAAGGCAACGACTCTTCTGCATGGAACGACGGTAAAATGTTTTGTGAGGAAGCAATCCTAGAAGCCAAAAGATATCAAATGCAGTTATTACTTGGAGATACATCTGAGGATGCCAAAAGAAGCTGTAGTACAAATATCAAGATTGTGCCAAGAAAAGGGTTTTCAAAACCTTCATTTCCGAACAAAAGAAAGCGTGTTGGTATAAGTGACTTCAAAGAGGAGGAAACAACAAGCAAGATGCAAAAACAGGTTTGCGAGACATCAATCCCCAATCTTGATTTAAATATGCCTCTAGAAGAGCACGAAGAGGGTATGAACGACAACGACTGTGAACACAAGTCTGTAGTGGATAACTCAGACTCCTGGTTTTGTGATTTATGCAATCAGATGGATGAAAAAGTGGTTTTTAAGCCATTCAATTTTGACGAGCTTGCCGAGAAATTACTAAAAAACATTAGCATACAATTTGAAAGGACATTTGGTTCAGAGTTTCAGTTGGAAATGGATTATGAGGTAATAACACAGATACTTGCAGCTGCTTGGTTAGCAGACAAGAAAAACTCCGCGGAGGATTGGGTAGAAAGTGTTCTTGGCAAAAGCTTTTCTGAAGCTCAAAAGAAATACCATCCTGCAGATAAATATGTTGTGAAGCTAATTAACTGTAAATCTATTTTTGTGGAAGATCCTGATCTTGGAGTATGCCTTCCAGCTAGCATTAACATGAAGTAA
- the LOC131639725 gene encoding phosphoinositide phospholipase C 1-like — protein sequence MATKLGIRQTSRNKSMKQHFKVCFCFNRMFKVKVVEPPEEINNIFYQYTQNGTMNVDELCDFLIRFQGEKDSDVTKKHAQDVFHSLKHLNIFQRRGLHFDAFFRYLFGDLNGPLNDQVHHDMSQPLAHYFLYTGHNSYLTGNQLSSESSTTPIINALKKGVRVIELDLWPNSREDDVEVRHGGTLTSSVKLRDCLNAIRDNAFGASEYPVVITFEDHITPPLQRKVAKMVDDIFGRMLFRPNRSRQMEEFPSPESLKRRILISTKPPETPEIQSQKIQEEEVESNEEKDDGPRLDHKDESDDESEEEKSLAYRNLISIHAGKPKGNVEHWLIDHDQVRRLSLSEQVLEEISKTRGTDIVRFTQRNLLRVYPKGSRVDSSNYDPMNGWMHGAQMVAFNMQGHGHYLRYMEGMFKANGGCGYVKKPDILLNNNKIFDPRVNRPIQKILQVLVYMGEGWRSEFGQTHFDFYSPPDFRVQVAIHGVPADTDIKVTRTIEDEWVPVWNEEINFALTCPELALLYIKVVERDFSGQHDFAGQTCLPVPELKEGIRAVRLCNRKGELYKHVRLLIQFRLFNH from the exons CGTGGATGAACTATGCGACTTTTTAATTCGTTTTCAAGGAGAAAAGGATAGTGATGTTACCAAAAAACATGCTCAAGATGTTTTTCATAGTTTAAAGCATCTCAATATATTTCAAAGGAGAGGTCTTCATTTCGATGCTTTCTTTCGGTATCTCTTTGGTGACCTTAATGGTCCCCTTAATGATCAG GTGCACCATGACATGAGTCAGCCATTGGCTCATTATTTCTTGTACACAGGCCACAACTCCTACTTAACTGGAAATCAATTGAGCAGTGAAAGCAGTACCACCCCAATCATTAATGCTCTCAAAAAAGGAGTTAGAGTCATCGAGCTCGATTTGTGGCCAAATTCAAGAGAAGACGACGTCGAAGTTCGTCATGGAGG GACTTTGACTTCTTCAGTGAAACTCAGAGACTGTTTGAATGCCATTAGGGACAATGCATTTGGTGCCTCTGAGTATCCTGTTGTGATAACTTTTGAAGACCATATAACTCCACCTCTTCAACGCAAAGTCGCAAAA ATGGTTGATGATAtatttggaagaatgttgtttcGTCCGAATCGTTCACGTCAAATGGAAGAATTTCCTTCACCAGAATCGCTGAAAAGAAGGATTCTTATTTCAACTAAACCGCCAGAGACTCCTGAAATTCAAAGCCAAAAGATACAAGAGGAAGAAGTTGAGTCGAATGAGGAGAAGGACGATGGACCTAGACTCGATCATAAG GATGAATCGGATGACGAAAGCGAGGAGGAAAAGAGTCTTGCATACAGAAATTTGATTTCTATTCATGCTGGGAAGCCAAAAGGTAATGTAGAACATTGGCTGATTGATCATGATCAAGTTAGGCGTCTTAGTTTGAGTGAGCAAGTTCTTGAAGAAATCTCCAAAACTCGTGGAACTGATATTGTCAG attcacCCAACGGAATTTGCTTAGAGTATATCCAAAGGGTTCGCGCGTGGATTCGTCCAATTATGATCCTATGAATGGATGGATGCATGGAGCTCAAATGGTAGCATTTAATATGCAG GGACATGGACATTATCTTCGATATATGGAAGGAATGTTCAAAGCCAATGGTGGTTGTGGATATGTCAAGAAACCTGACATCTTATTGAACAATAATAAGATCTTTGATCCTAGAGTAAACCGACCGATTCAGAAAATTCTGCAG GTTTTGGTGTACATGGGTGAGGGGTGGCGTTCAGAATTTGGCCAAACACACTTTGATTTTTACTCTCCTCCTGATTTTCGTGTTCAG GTTGCTATTCATGGCGTGCCAGCGGATACAGACATAAAAGTAACTAGGACAATTGAAGATGAGTGGGTTCCAGTATGGAATGAGGAGATAAACTTTGCATTAACTTGTCCAGAATTGGCCCTATTATACATCAAAGTTGTTGAACGTGACTTTTCTGGACAGCATGATTTTGCTGGACAGACATGTTTACCTGTACCAGAGCTAAAAGAAGGAATTCGCGCTGTTCGTTTGTGTAATCGCAAAGGTGAACTTTACAAGCATGTTAGGCTTCTAATCCAATTTCGACTTTTTAATCACTAG